A single window of Kitasatospora sp. HUAS MG31 DNA harbors:
- a CDS encoding PP2C family protein-serine/threonine phosphatase, translated as MPYIAVSALSHPGLLRDHNEDSLVIGPWTLCATVTENPQTLLFPLGTPCVVAVADGLGGHPAGEVASALVVRRLALTGTTLDGEPAVREAVSACNEDVYRAALAEEDLTGMGTTLAGIVLTAEAALVFNVGDSRVLEAAGGGVRRLSVDDSPPPPPGQRTTNIVTQTLGGTLAPRTVEPHVSSHPLTVGARYLVCSDGLTDPVPEEEIGTLLDRHLAGRAAFELWKAAIDAGGPDNITLALVTVGEEL; from the coding sequence ATGCCGTACATCGCCGTGAGCGCGCTCAGCCACCCGGGCCTGCTCCGCGACCACAACGAGGACAGCCTCGTCATCGGCCCCTGGACGCTCTGCGCCACCGTCACCGAGAACCCGCAGACCCTGCTGTTCCCGCTCGGCACGCCCTGCGTGGTCGCCGTGGCCGACGGACTCGGCGGGCACCCGGCCGGCGAGGTGGCCAGCGCGCTGGTGGTCCGCCGGCTCGCCCTCACCGGCACCACCCTCGACGGCGAGCCCGCCGTCCGCGAGGCGGTCTCCGCCTGCAACGAGGACGTCTACCGGGCCGCCCTCGCCGAGGAGGACCTCACCGGCATGGGCACCACCCTCGCCGGGATCGTGCTGACCGCTGAGGCGGCCCTGGTCTTCAACGTGGGCGACAGCCGGGTACTGGAAGCCGCCGGGGGCGGGGTTCGGCGGCTCAGCGTGGACGACAGCCCTCCCCCGCCGCCCGGACAGCGCACCACCAACATCGTCACCCAGACCCTCGGCGGCACCCTCGCCCCGCGGACGGTCGAGCCGCACGTCAGCAGCCATCCGCTCACCGTCGGCGCCCGCTACCTGGTCTGCAGCGACGGCCTCACCGACCCCGTCCCGGAGGAGGAGATCGGCACCCTCCTCGACCGGCACCTGGCCGGGCGGGCCGCGTTCGAACTCTGGAAGGCCGCCATCGACGCCGGCGGCCCGGACAACATCACCCTCGCCCTGGTCACGGTCGGCGAGGAGCTCTGA